One segment of Pseudodesulfovibrio sp. 5S69 DNA contains the following:
- a CDS encoding TIGR03960 family B12-binding radical SAM protein produces the protein MKELLPILPRPSRYIGSEWGAVFKDPSTVTVRCALAFPDMYEVGMSYLGQKILSEALNAHPNFWAERVFTPDEEAGNILREHDVPLATLESDTPLADMDVVGFSLTHELCYTNILYMLDLAGIPLRSADREASLPLIVAGGGAAFNAEPVAPFFDAMVIGDGEEAMVELLAAVERAKDGGLSKRELLESLTEIPGLYVPSFFEDEGPGKPLKALKDGYEIVEKAVVDDLDRAPFPKGQVIPFGAIHDRLTMEIARGCTRGCRFCQAGMIYRPVRERSLDGLGSILTNGLAETGYEETSMLSLSTGDFSGLDSLFTRSFDQCAAEQISISLPSLRVGSLSAPIMERISSIRRTGATIAPEAGSQRLRDVINKGVDEAGLIEHVRLLFENGWQGVKLYFMIGLPTETDEDLDAILDLCLKVRDAAGRHIKRLQVTAAVSPFVPKPHTPFQWEPQIPLDEIYRRIDHLRAIFRPHKRISIKYHEPEMTSLEGVFSRGDRRLAEVVERAYAKGALFSSWKDHLRLAPYREAMDEAGLDWDEYTGRRNPEGPLPWDHLSSGLTKRFLLKERERALAGKITDDCRYGACRNCGVCQFDGRTSTLKGQAEDKDIRPRLVFPQRDQEGEQPPYTVEKPDLTGKAAHYRVWFEKTGPAAFLSQLELQAVFERAFRRARLPMAFSAGFHPMPRLSFGKALPVGVESLSEWINVFLREDFGPDEVVERLGRNMPKGLTPLRAERLSMGRKQAQAVEEIYELRFARDAERRRAQWRAFMASESHFIEKKTKKGKLRQVDLRPMIREAIETDDGLTLVLDWREQYMSPLALCTAIMEDAGLLDFNLTKTEQRFEPEPGGDA, from the coding sequence ATGAAAGAACTGCTGCCCATTCTCCCCCGTCCCTCGCGCTACATCGGCAGCGAATGGGGCGCCGTGTTCAAGGACCCGTCCACCGTCACCGTGCGGTGCGCCCTGGCCTTCCCCGACATGTACGAGGTGGGCATGTCCTATCTCGGCCAGAAAATATTGTCCGAAGCCCTGAACGCGCACCCGAATTTCTGGGCCGAGCGGGTCTTTACGCCCGACGAGGAGGCCGGCAACATCCTGCGCGAGCACGATGTTCCCCTGGCCACCCTGGAGTCCGACACGCCCCTGGCGGACATGGACGTCGTCGGGTTCAGCCTGACCCACGAGCTGTGCTACACGAACATCCTGTACATGCTTGACCTGGCGGGCATCCCGTTGCGCAGCGCGGACCGGGAGGCATCCCTGCCGCTCATCGTGGCGGGCGGCGGCGCGGCCTTCAACGCCGAGCCCGTGGCCCCGTTCTTCGACGCCATGGTTATCGGCGACGGCGAAGAAGCCATGGTGGAACTCCTGGCCGCCGTGGAGCGGGCCAAGGACGGCGGGCTGTCCAAACGGGAACTGCTGGAGTCCCTGACCGAAATCCCCGGGCTGTACGTCCCGTCGTTCTTTGAGGACGAGGGGCCGGGCAAACCGCTGAAGGCCCTCAAGGACGGCTATGAGATCGTGGAAAAGGCCGTGGTGGACGATCTCGACCGCGCGCCGTTTCCCAAGGGCCAGGTCATCCCCTTCGGGGCCATCCACGACAGGCTGACCATGGAGATCGCCCGTGGCTGCACGCGCGGCTGCCGGTTCTGCCAGGCGGGCATGATCTACCGCCCGGTGCGCGAACGCTCACTCGACGGCCTGGGTTCCATCCTGACCAACGGCCTGGCCGAGACCGGGTACGAGGAGACCTCCATGCTGTCGCTGTCCACCGGCGACTTTTCCGGCCTGGACTCGCTCTTCACCCGCAGCTTCGACCAGTGCGCGGCCGAACAGATTTCCATCTCCCTGCCGTCCCTGCGGGTCGGTTCCCTGTCCGCGCCGATCATGGAGCGCATCTCGTCCATCCGGCGCACGGGCGCGACCATCGCCCCCGAAGCGGGCAGCCAGCGGCTGCGGGACGTGATCAACAAGGGCGTGGACGAGGCCGGGCTCATCGAGCATGTCCGGCTGCTCTTCGAGAACGGCTGGCAGGGCGTGAAACTCTATTTCATGATCGGCCTGCCCACCGAAACGGACGAGGACCTGGACGCCATTCTGGACCTCTGCCTCAAGGTCCGCGACGCGGCCGGCCGGCACATCAAGCGCTTGCAGGTCACGGCCGCGGTCTCGCCCTTCGTGCCCAAGCCGCACACCCCATTCCAGTGGGAGCCGCAGATTCCGCTGGACGAGATCTACCGGCGCATCGACCACCTGCGAGCCATCTTCCGGCCGCACAAGCGCATTTCCATCAAATACCACGAGCCCGAGATGACCTCGCTGGAAGGGGTCTTCTCGCGCGGCGACCGCCGCCTGGCCGAGGTCGTCGAACGGGCCTACGCCAAGGGCGCGCTTTTTTCCAGTTGGAAGGATCACCTGCGCCTTGCGCCGTACCGGGAGGCCATGGACGAGGCCGGGCTCGACTGGGACGAATACACCGGCCGACGCAACCCGGAGGGGCCGCTCCCCTGGGACCACCTGTCAAGCGGTCTGACCAAACGGTTCCTGCTCAAGGAGCGCGAACGCGCCCTGGCCGGAAAGATCACCGACGACTGCCGCTACGGGGCGTGCCGCAACTGCGGCGTCTGCCAGTTCGACGGCCGTACTTCAACACTGAAAGGGCAGGCCGAAGACAAGGACATTCGGCCCAGGCTGGTCTTCCCGCAGCGCGACCAGGAGGGCGAACAGCCACCCTACACCGTGGAGAAGCCGGACCTGACCGGCAAGGCGGCCCACTACCGAGTGTGGTTTGAAAAGACCGGTCCGGCCGCCTTCCTCAGCCAGCTGGAGCTGCAGGCGGTGTTCGAACGCGCCTTCCGCCGGGCCCGGCTGCCCATGGCCTTTTCCGCCGGATTCCACCCCATGCCGAGGCTGTCCTTCGGCAAGGCGTTGCCTGTGGGCGTGGAGAGCCTGAGTGAGTGGATCAACGTCTTCCTGCGCGAGGACTTCGGGCCGGACGAGGTCGTCGAACGGCTCGGCAGGAACATGCCCAAGGGGCTCACCCCTCTCAGGGCCGAACGGTTGTCCATGGGCCGCAAGCAGGCCCAAGCCGTGGAAGAGATCTATGAACTGCGCTTTGCCCGCGACGCCGAGCGCCGCCGGGCGCAGTGGCGGGCGTTCATGGCGTCAGAGAGCCATTTCATCGAAAAAAAGACCAAGAAGGGCAAACTCAGGCAGGTGGACCTGCGGCCCATGATCCGCGAGGCCATCGAGACCGACGACGGCTTGACGCTGGTCCTGGATTGGCGGGAGCAGTATATGAGCCCGCTGGCCCTGTGCACCGCGATCATGGAGGACGCCGGGCTGCTCGACTTCAACCTGACCAAGACCGAACAGCGTTTCGAGCCGGAACCCGGCGGGGATGCTTAG
- a CDS encoding FAD-dependent oxidoreductase: MSQHIVVIGGVALGPKAACRFKRLEPESTVTMIDQTAMISYGGCGIPYYVSGDVSDASELCTTSFHMVRDPKFFKEVKGVDVRILTKATRIDRENKCVEVENVQTGEKETISYDKLVIATGASPRRLGLPGEDLKGVNYVANPGDATRIREAISKGEVGNAVIIGAGFIGLEMAEAFADMWGVETSVVEIMDQIMPRLVSPTLATMGRKHMEENGVSFYFGETVKAIEGEDGVVKRVITSERVLDADAVIISAGVVPNSDIAKEAGLAVHERGGVYVDEFMRTNDPDIYAGGDCCIVPNLVTGKDAFLPLGSMANRQGRIIGSNLAGGSAKFDGVVGSFVVKLFETSMAGTGLSLDSAKAAGFDAMSVLLIQLDRAHFYPTKQLMTLEMVVDKPTRRVLGVQGFGSSGDAMVGRINAVAAILKSSPTIDDVSNMELAYSPPFAAAMDILNSLANLADNALAGINRGVGPAGFKELWDNRDKDACFFLDCREKGDADPFVERNPEFWHNVPQGEIYDRLDEIPEDRPIVLVCNTGARSYEAQIMLDAKGYKDVTNIHGGMAALKKYGIDL, translated from the coding sequence ATGTCTCAGCACATTGTTGTCATCGGCGGCGTGGCCCTCGGGCCCAAGGCTGCCTGCCGTTTCAAGCGGCTGGAACCCGAATCCACGGTTACCATGATCGACCAGACCGCCATGATCTCCTATGGCGGTTGCGGCATTCCCTATTACGTGTCCGGCGACGTGTCGGACGCCTCCGAGTTGTGCACCACCAGCTTTCATATGGTCCGCGACCCCAAATTCTTCAAGGAAGTCAAGGGGGTTGATGTCCGCATCCTGACCAAGGCCACGCGCATCGACCGCGAGAACAAGTGCGTGGAGGTCGAGAACGTCCAGACCGGCGAGAAAGAAACCATTTCCTATGACAAGCTGGTCATCGCTACCGGCGCCTCCCCGCGCAGGCTGGGGCTGCCCGGCGAGGATCTCAAGGGCGTCAACTACGTGGCCAACCCCGGCGACGCCACGCGCATCCGCGAGGCCATCTCCAAGGGCGAGGTAGGCAACGCCGTGATCATCGGCGCGGGCTTCATCGGCCTGGAAATGGCCGAGGCGTTCGCCGACATGTGGGGCGTGGAGACCTCGGTGGTGGAGATCATGGATCAGATCATGCCCCGCCTGGTCAGCCCGACTCTGGCCACCATGGGCCGCAAGCACATGGAGGAAAACGGGGTATCCTTTTATTTCGGCGAGACCGTCAAGGCCATCGAGGGCGAGGACGGCGTGGTCAAGCGCGTGATCACCAGCGAGCGAGTGCTCGATGCGGACGCCGTGATCATCTCGGCGGGCGTTGTCCCCAACTCGGACATCGCCAAGGAAGCCGGACTGGCCGTGCACGAGCGCGGCGGTGTATATGTGGACGAGTTCATGCGCACCAACGACCCGGACATCTATGCGGGCGGCGACTGCTGCATCGTTCCGAACCTGGTCACCGGCAAGGACGCCTTCCTGCCGCTGGGTTCCATGGCCAACCGCCAGGGCCGCATCATCGGCTCCAACCTGGCGGGCGGATCGGCCAAGTTCGACGGCGTGGTCGGCTCGTTCGTGGTCAAGCTGTTCGAGACCTCCATGGCGGGCACGGGGTTGAGCCTGGATTCGGCCAAGGCGGCCGGTTTCGACGCCATGTCCGTGTTGCTCATCCAACTGGACCGGGCGCATTTCTACCCGACCAAGCAGCTCATGACGCTGGAGATGGTTGTGGACAAGCCCACCCGACGCGTACTCGGCGTGCAGGGCTTCGGCTCCTCGGGCGATGCCATGGTGGGCCGCATCAACGCGGTGGCCGCCATCCTGAAGTCTTCCCCGACCATCGACGACGTGTCCAATATGGAGTTGGCCTATTCCCCGCCGTTTGCCGCGGCCATGGACATCCTGAACAGCCTGGCCAACCTGGCGGACAATGCCCTCGCGGGCATCAACCGCGGCGTGGGTCCGGCCGGATTCAAGGAATTGTGGGACAATCGCGACAAGGACGCCTGTTTCTTCCTGGACTGCCGGGAAAAGGGCGACGCCGACCCGTTTGTGGAACGCAACCCGGAATTCTGGCACAACGTCCCGCAGGGCGAAATTTACGACCGTCTGGACGAAATCCCCGAGGACCGGCCCATCGTGCTGGTCTGCAACACCGGGGCACGCTCCTACGAGGCGCAGATCATGCTCGATGCGAAGGGCTACAAGGATGTGACCAATATTCACGGCGGCATGGCGGCCCTCAAAAAGTACGGCATCGATCTCTAA
- a CDS encoding ABC transporter substrate-binding protein, translating into MKVSTFKTAGKFSLLVLSLLVAALMLVGCSGEEKKEAAEKAAPAAPEKVTLKLAMDADPVSLDPHVQLSGGMLQYSHLVFDPLVRYDKDMNFVPRLAESWERIDDLTMRFHLRKGVKFHSGNDFTAKDVVFTLDRLKKSDDYKGLFEPFTGAVAVDDYTVDLVTKKPYGLVLNMATYIFPMDSKFYTGTDDKGKPKDAIIKTDYSFANENESGTGPFVVTSREQGVKTVFTRFKDYWNKDTGNVQEIILSPIKNDATRTAALMSGDVDFVMPVPPQDLDRIRSTDGLQLVTMSGSRIITYQLNEKRNPALADPKVRLAMAYAYDNQGVVEKIMNGFATAAGQMSPQGYVGHVDSLVPRFDLDKAKALMAESGYPNGFEATMIAPNNRYVNDEKISEAFASMMSKIGIKISLKTMPKAQYWDQFDAQVADIQMIGWHSDTEDSGNFFEFLSMCRNAETGYGQYNSGNYCNAKVDELTLAAQTETDPAKRAADLQEVEEIQYNEAGFIPLHWQNLSWASKSNMNTEDIVNVMNFPYFGDLVIN; encoded by the coding sequence ATGAAAGTGTCGACGTTCAAAACCGCCGGCAAATTCTCCCTGCTTGTTCTCTCTCTGCTGGTCGCCGCCCTCATGCTGGTCGGCTGCAGCGGCGAAGAGAAGAAAGAGGCAGCCGAGAAAGCCGCCCCCGCTGCCCCTGAAAAAGTCACCCTCAAGCTCGCCATGGATGCCGACCCGGTGTCCCTCGATCCCCATGTCCAGCTGTCCGGCGGCATGCTGCAGTACTCCCACCTGGTCTTCGACCCGCTGGTTCGCTACGACAAAGACATGAATTTCGTGCCCCGCCTTGCCGAGAGCTGGGAACGCATCGACGACCTGACCATGCGCTTTCACCTGCGCAAGGGCGTCAAGTTCCATTCCGGCAACGATTTCACCGCCAAGGACGTGGTCTTCACCCTGGACCGCCTGAAGAAGTCCGACGACTACAAGGGTCTCTTCGAGCCCTTCACCGGCGCCGTGGCCGTGGATGACTACACCGTGGACCTGGTCACCAAGAAGCCTTACGGCCTGGTGCTGAACATGGCTACCTACATCTTCCCCATGGACTCCAAGTTCTACACCGGCACCGACGACAAGGGCAAACCCAAGGATGCCATCATCAAGACCGATTACTCCTTTGCCAACGAGAACGAGTCCGGCACCGGTCCCTTCGTGGTCACCAGCCGCGAGCAGGGCGTGAAGACCGTCTTCACCCGGTTCAAGGACTACTGGAACAAGGACACCGGCAACGTTCAGGAGATCATCCTCTCCCCGATCAAGAATGACGCTACCCGCACCGCCGCCCTTATGTCCGGCGACGTGGACTTCGTCATGCCCGTGCCTCCGCAGGACCTGGACCGCATCCGTTCCACCGACGGCCTGCAGCTCGTGACCATGTCCGGCTCGCGCATCATCACCTACCAGCTGAACGAAAAGCGCAACCCGGCCCTGGCCGACCCCAAGGTCCGCCTGGCCATGGCCTACGCCTATGACAACCAGGGCGTGGTCGAGAAGATCATGAACGGCTTCGCCACCGCGGCCGGCCAGATGTCCCCGCAGGGCTACGTCGGCCATGTCGATTCCCTGGTGCCCCGCTTCGACCTCGACAAGGCCAAGGCCCTGATGGCCGAATCCGGCTACCCCAACGGTTTCGAGGCGACCATGATCGCCCCCAACAACCGCTACGTGAACGACGAAAAGATCTCCGAGGCCTTCGCCTCCATGATGTCCAAGATCGGCATCAAGATCTCGCTGAAGACCATGCCCAAGGCGCAGTACTGGGATCAGTTCGACGCCCAGGTGGCCGACATTCAGATGATCGGCTGGCACTCCGACACCGAGGACTCCGGCAACTTCTTCGAGTTCCTGTCCATGTGCCGCAACGCCGAAACCGGCTACGGCCAGTACAACTCCGGCAACTACTGCAACGCCAAGGTGGACGAACTGACCCTGGCCGCGCAGACCGAGACCGATCCGGCCAAGCGCGCTGCCGACCTGCAGGAAGTCGAGGAAATCCAGTACAACGAAGCGGGCTTCATCCCGCTGCACTGGCAGAACCTGTCTTGGGCCTCCAAGTCCAACATGAACACCGAAGACATCGTGAACGTCATGAACTTCCCGTACTTCGGCGATCTGGTCATCAATTAG
- a CDS encoding ABC transporter permease — MRTRWQRFKESYMLYSFLRDPMAVTCFAILAVLVFTAFAAPIIAPHDPYNTKTIDIMNAQVPPVWEHGGNASFLLGTDAQGRDMLSTMLYGMRVSIIIGIGAVCLQAFIGIVVGLLSGYIKRLDNILMRIADVQLSFSTYMVAIFIGAIVQAAFGVAGYDEVAVPLIIVIIGLAEWPQYARTVRASVMAERKKEYVEAARVIGLSKTRIMWRHILPNTLSPVLVISTVQVANAIMSEAALSFLGLGMPVTKPSLGSLITAGFEYIFSGSWWITIFPGILLVTLILVINLLGDWVRDFLNPKLYKG, encoded by the coding sequence ATGAGAACCCGCTGGCAACGTTTCAAAGAATCCTACATGCTCTACAGCTTCCTGCGCGACCCCATGGCCGTGACCTGCTTCGCCATCCTGGCCGTGCTGGTCTTCACAGCCTTTGCCGCGCCGATCATCGCCCCGCACGACCCGTACAACACCAAAACCATCGACATCATGAACGCGCAGGTCCCGCCCGTGTGGGAACACGGCGGCAACGCGAGCTTCCTGCTCGGCACCGACGCCCAGGGGCGAGACATGCTCTCGACCATGCTCTACGGCATGCGCGTGTCCATCATCATCGGCATCGGCGCGGTCTGTCTCCAGGCCTTCATCGGTATCGTGGTCGGCCTGCTCTCCGGGTACATCAAGCGGCTGGACAACATCCTCATGCGCATCGCCGACGTCCAGCTATCGTTTTCGACCTACATGGTGGCCATCTTCATCGGCGCCATCGTCCAGGCCGCCTTCGGCGTGGCCGGATATGACGAGGTGGCCGTGCCGCTGATCATCGTCATCATCGGCCTGGCCGAATGGCCGCAATACGCCCGCACCGTGCGCGCCTCGGTGATGGCCGAACGCAAGAAGGAATACGTGGAGGCGGCCCGGGTCATAGGCCTGTCCAAGACCCGGATCATGTGGCGGCACATCCTGCCCAACACCCTCTCCCCGGTCCTCGTCATTTCCACGGTCCAGGTGGCCAACGCGATCATGAGCGAGGCGGCCCTGTCCTTCCTGGGACTGGGCATGCCCGTGACCAAGCCCTCGCTGGGATCCCTGATCACCGCCGGTTTCGAGTACATCTTCTCCGGCTCCTGGTGGATCACCATCTTCCCCGGCATCCTGCTGGTCACCCTGATCCTGGTCATCAATCTCCTGGGCGACTGGGTCCGGGACTTCCTCAACCCCAAACTCTACAAGGGGTAA
- a CDS encoding ABC transporter permease yields MFAFTVKRILQAVIVMLIISFIGFAIKHNFGDPIRDLVGQRVTAAERAQIRERLGLNDPFPVQYVRFLRDALHGDLGQSYFFKKPATEVIVKKAPATLELVFCAALIIVVLSIPLGIYSAIRPKSFFSRFVMGGSIVGVSMPVFLTAILLIYIFSVELHWLPSYGRGQTVLLFGWWDSGLLTADGLKHLIMPSIALSSIMLPLFIRLIRSEMMEVLESEYVKFAWAKGIKPWRVWIVHAFKNTLLPVITVGGVQLGIMVAFTILTETVFQWQGMGSMFIESVERSDTSLMVAYLVFVGIVFVLVNTLVDIIYGLVNPTVRVAGRQ; encoded by the coding sequence ATGTTTGCATTCACCGTAAAGCGAATCCTGCAAGCCGTGATCGTCATGCTGATCATCAGCTTCATCGGATTCGCCATCAAGCACAACTTCGGCGATCCGATCCGCGACCTTGTGGGGCAGCGGGTCACGGCGGCAGAGCGGGCGCAAATCCGCGAACGCCTCGGCCTCAACGATCCGTTTCCGGTGCAGTACGTGCGCTTTTTGCGCGACGCCCTGCACGGCGACCTGGGCCAGAGCTATTTCTTCAAGAAGCCGGCCACCGAGGTCATCGTCAAGAAGGCCCCGGCCACCCTGGAGCTGGTCTTCTGCGCCGCGCTGATCATCGTGGTCCTGTCCATCCCGCTCGGTATCTACTCGGCCATCCGGCCCAAGAGCTTCTTTTCCCGGTTCGTCATGGGCGGGTCCATCGTCGGGGTGTCCATGCCCGTTTTTCTCACGGCCATCCTGCTCATCTACATCTTTTCCGTGGAGCTGCACTGGCTGCCGTCCTACGGACGGGGGCAGACCGTGCTCCTGTTCGGCTGGTGGGACTCCGGCCTGCTCACGGCGGACGGGCTCAAGCACCTGATCATGCCGTCCATCGCCCTGTCCTCCATCATGCTCCCGCTGTTCATCCGGCTCATCCGCTCCGAGATGATGGAGGTCCTGGAGAGCGAATACGTCAAGTTCGCCTGGGCCAAGGGCATCAAGCCCTGGCGCGTCTGGATCGTCCACGCCTTCAAGAACACCCTGCTCCCGGTCATCACCGTGGGCGGCGTGCAGCTCGGCATCATGGTGGCCTTCACCATCCTGACCGAGACCGTCTTCCAGTGGCAGGGCATGGGTTCCATGTTCATCGAGTCCGTGGAGCGGTCCGACACCTCGCTCATGGTCGCCTACCTGGTCTTCGTGGGCATCGTGTTCGTGCTCGTGAACACGCTGGTGGACATCATCTACGGCCTGGTCAACCCCACGGTCCGCGTGGCAGGGAGGCAGTAG
- a CDS encoding ABC transporter ATP-binding protein, protein MEKLIDIKNLRVDFELRSGRVRAVRDVSLVINKGERLGIVGESGAGKSVLGFSLINLISKPGRITGGQILFDGRDLTKLNDDQMRHIRGNEISMIFQDPMMTLNPVLTIGTQMKETILAHMKVSDREAEAICLDKLRKVYIPSPEKRLKQYPHEFSGGMRQRIVIAISLLTNPKLIIADEPTTALDVTIQAEIMDLLLELCEKENMGLILITHDLAVVSEVTQRIAVLYAGKVVELGAADQLISNPQHPYTKGLIQALPQMAGGERRLNQIPGMMPSLLNMPKGCPFEPRCTVCMDRCKTEIPKLHELENGTQVACFMSEGGE, encoded by the coding sequence GTGGAAAAACTCATAGACATCAAGAACCTGCGCGTGGACTTCGAGCTGCGCTCCGGCAGGGTCCGGGCCGTGCGCGACGTCAGCCTGGTCATAAACAAAGGCGAACGCCTCGGCATTGTCGGCGAGTCCGGCGCGGGCAAATCCGTGCTCGGCTTCTCGCTCATCAACCTCATCTCCAAACCCGGCAGGATCACCGGCGGCCAGATACTCTTCGACGGCCGGGACCTGACCAAGCTCAACGACGACCAGATGCGCCACATCCGAGGCAACGAGATCTCGATGATCTTCCAGGACCCCATGATGACGCTGAACCCGGTGCTGACCATCGGCACCCAGATGAAGGAGACCATCCTGGCGCACATGAAGGTCTCGGACAGGGAAGCCGAGGCCATCTGCCTGGACAAGCTGCGCAAGGTCTACATCCCTTCCCCGGAAAAACGGCTCAAGCAGTACCCGCACGAGTTCTCGGGCGGCATGCGCCAGCGCATCGTCATCGCCATCTCGCTGTTGACCAACCCCAAGCTGATCATCGCGGACGAGCCCACCACGGCGCTCGACGTGACCATCCAGGCCGAGATCATGGACCTCCTCCTGGAACTGTGCGAGAAGGAAAACATGGGGCTCATCCTGATCACCCACGACCTGGCCGTGGTCTCCGAGGTCACCCAGCGCATCGCCGTGCTCTACGCGGGCAAGGTGGTCGAGCTCGGTGCAGCCGACCAGCTCATCAGCAACCCGCAGCACCCCTACACCAAGGGGCTCATCCAGGCCCTCCCGCAGATGGCGGGCGGCGAGCGGAGGCTCAACCAGATTCCCGGCATGATGCCCTCCCTGCTGAACATGCCCAAGGGCTGCCCCTTCGAGCCGCGCTGCACGGTCTGCATGGACCGCTGCAAGACGGAAATCCCCAAACTCCATGAACTCGAGAACGGGACGCAGGTTGCCTGTTTCATGTCCGAAGGAGGCGAATAA
- a CDS encoding response regulator, with the protein MRFLIVDDDESIYLFLQVILAPYGECVTAATGECAVEMFSRARDEGCPYDVVLMDVLMPGMDGHQAAELMRAREKKDGVSESDSFKLAMITCVVDDTSVDKAFFNTRASIYIVKPLDRDKVVSELKEHFII; encoded by the coding sequence GTGCGGTTCCTGATCGTCGACGACGACGAGAGCATATATCTCTTTCTGCAGGTCATCCTGGCCCCCTACGGGGAGTGCGTCACGGCTGCGACCGGCGAGTGCGCGGTGGAGATGTTTTCGAGGGCACGGGACGAGGGGTGCCCCTACGACGTTGTCCTCATGGATGTCCTGATGCCCGGCATGGACGGGCACCAGGCGGCGGAATTGATGCGTGCGCGCGAGAAGAAGGACGGCGTGTCCGAGTCCGACAGCTTCAAGCTGGCCATGATCACCTGTGTGGTCGACGACACCAGTGTGGACAAGGCGTTCTTCAACACCAGGGCGTCCATCTACATCGTCAAGCCCCTGGATCGGGACAAGGTGGTCAGCGAGCTCAAAGAGCACTTCATCATCTAG
- a CDS encoding ABC transporter ATP-binding protein encodes MSAILEVKDIDKHFDISGSVIDQLRFTGGKISRKKTVVKAVNSVSLDVEAGETLSVVGESGCGKSTLARTVMGLYRPNKGEIHYRGARIDNLSSGKMLPYRTKMQMVFQDPYASLNPRMTVRQILEEPVRFHNPDMNRDEVRDRVAEVMCQVGVDPVWATNFPHEFSGGQRQRISIARALVLDPEFIAADEPIAALDVSIQAQILNLLMDAQEQRGLTYLFISHDLSVVEHISSRVLVMYLGCVCELATARELFTSPKHPYTQALLSAIPRLGGKAGGHVKLSGDVPTPINLPTGCVFHGRCPHANERCSREIPKQRTLDNGTVVACHGVEEGRI; translated from the coding sequence ATGAGTGCCATCCTCGAAGTCAAGGACATCGACAAACACTTCGACATCTCCGGCTCGGTCATCGACCAACTCCGGTTCACCGGCGGCAAGATCAGCCGCAAGAAGACCGTGGTCAAGGCGGTCAACAGCGTCTCGCTGGACGTCGAGGCGGGCGAGACCCTGAGCGTGGTCGGCGAGTCCGGCTGCGGCAAGTCCACCCTGGCCCGCACGGTCATGGGCTTGTACCGCCCCAACAAGGGCGAGATCCACTACCGGGGCGCGCGCATCGACAACCTCAGTTCCGGCAAGATGCTCCCCTACCGGACCAAGATGCAGATGGTCTTCCAGGACCCGTACGCCTCCCTGAACCCGCGCATGACCGTGCGCCAGATCCTGGAGGAGCCTGTCCGCTTCCACAACCCGGACATGAACCGCGACGAGGTCCGTGACCGCGTGGCCGAAGTCATGTGCCAGGTGGGCGTGGACCCGGTCTGGGCCACCAACTTCCCGCACGAATTCTCCGGCGGCCAGCGCCAGCGCATCTCCATCGCCCGCGCCCTGGTCCTCGACCCGGAATTCATCGCGGCCGACGAGCCCATCGCCGCGCTGGACGTGTCCATCCAGGCCCAGATCCTCAACCTGCTCATGGATGCCCAGGAGCAGCGCGGACTGACCTACCTGTTCATCAGCCACGACCTGAGCGTGGTCGAACACATCTCCAGCCGCGTGCTGGTCATGTACCTCGGCTGCGTCTGCGAGCTGGCCACGGCCAGGGAGCTGTTCACCAGCCCGAAGCATCCCTATACTCAGGCTCTGCTGTCCGCCATTCCCCGGCTCGGCGGCAAGGCCGGGGGACACGTCAAACTGTCCGGCGATGTGCCCACGCCCATCAACCTGCCCACCGGCTGCGTCTTCCATGGCCGGTGTCCGCACGCCAACGAGCGCTGCTCCCGGGAAATCCCCAAGCAGCGAACCCTCGACAACGGCACCGTGGTCGCCTGCCACGGCGTCGAGGAAGGCCGTATATAG